From Pirellulaceae bacterium:
ACTTCACGTGGCACACCCGCTTCGATGAAAGCAGAAACCATTCGGTACGGCGTCCAAGGCTCTTGCGGGCCGGGTTTCAGCACGAGTCCAAGTTGCAAAGGAATGACCGGAAGCCAAAGTGTATGGACGCCCGGGGAATTGGAGGGAAGGACTGCAGCCAGCACAGGTGCCTGTGCTTGGTAGCTAACCACGATACCGCGTGATTCGACGCCCCATCCACGCGTTAAAATGTCCAGGTCCAAACCCCGTGTCAAGCAGTCGAGGATGCGATCCATATTGCGGAGCACAAAAGAGTTTTTCGACATGTTGCCGCGGCACATGTGCTCCGGAAGCCCGGTACTGGCCGATTGTTGGTGAACGAAGTCGTCAGGACTCTGGGTGCCGTCACCCAACGGCAGAGTCGCCGTTTCAAATAAGTCTGCGGCCTTCTTCAACATCTCGATCAAATCGCCACACGAGAAATCTCGCAGGATCTCTCTCGCCTTGTGTGCCTGACGCATGTCGCGTCGGATGATGCCCTCGTTCGCCTGACTAACACGAGCGATCGGTTCGCCTGTGCTGAAGTGCTTGACCTCGCTGACTTCGAGAGAATCGTACGGTTTGCCCCAGCGTAAAACGGGAATATTAAGCACTTCGGTTTCCTCCAAATCGACTCGATGAGGTCGTGCTACTGCGTGACTTCGATCTCGTGGTGTCTGTGATTGAGCGACGTTTCTGCAGCGTTTTAGACGTGATGCGGTTTTGAGACAGTCTGAGTCGCTGGCCTTAGTAAACGCCAACGGTCGTTTGTGATGCGGTTCCATGGAAAGGTCGAACGCCACTCACGCCATCCCAAGGATAGGTATTGAATGGCTCTTCGCGTTCGCCTTCATCCCGTTCTAAGAACCCGGGAACAAAGAATTCCTTCGTCAACGTAGTGAGCTTGACTCGTCCGGTTTCACCGTAGCCCACCAGCTTGTTTGAGTCGTCGAAGTCGACGACCTCGGTTACGGCCCTGGGTTGGGGGGCGTAGTAGGAAATCTTATAGTTTTCGGCGGCAGTCACTGGCTTGCTGCAGGCGAGTCCCATTAGTGTGTTACCGTAAGTGGGGGTCATGTAGATACCACTCTCTTCGGCAGGACCACCAAATAACTCTTCAACGCAATAGCGAGTCCATTGCGGTGTGAACTCGGTTCCTCCAGAAAAGATGCCCGTGATGCCGACTTCCTTCAAACTGGTTCCCCGATCCTCCAGCGCCAATGCGAGTGAATCCAGCAGTTTGGGCGTTGCAAACATGCATTTAATGTCGTGACCGGCTGTCAGAACGGTTACCGCTTGGTCGATGCAATGTTGCTTGTAAGCTTCCAGGTGATCCATCCATCCTTTTTTGATGAGTTTGACCACCCAGCGTGGATCCAAGTCGATGCAGAAGCAGATGCCGCCGCGGAATTGACACAGGTGTTCTACGGCAAGTCGTAGGCGACGTGGACCGGACGGCCCGAACATCAGCCAGTTGGCACCTTTGGGGAAATATTCGTCTGGCAACGTCTCACTAAATAGTTCGTAGTCGGTGCGGAAATCGTCAATTACCACCCGGCTCTTGGGAATGCCCGTCGTGCCGCCCGTTTCGAACACGTAAGTGGGTTTATCGGCCAACGCTTTGGGGACCCAACGACGCACTGGCCCACCTCTTAACCATTCGTCTTCAAACAAAGGAAACTTTTTGAGATCATCGAAGCTTTTGATCTCAGTAAGCGGATCAAAATTTAGCTCTGACTTTTTTTCCAGCCAAAACGGGCAGCCAGTTGACTCGTGGAAATGCCACTGAACGATTTCGCAGGTATGGGCATCCAATCGTTCCAGGGCTTGTTTTTTTTGAGAAGCGAGGTCGGTGGTTGGGGAATCGGCTACGTTCATGGGAGGAAGGGTCGCTGCGCAACGGGTAGGGAAGGAACGGTCATCAACGCGAGTCAAACCCGCGTTAAACGCTCCTAGACCATAGCCAACGCCAATCCACTTGACAACCGTCAGTCAGGAACGGCGATTTTGGAAGGTTTGTCGATGGGTGTTGCACCAGAAGAATCGCTCGAGGCGATAAACTCTGCGAATCTGTCAAAGTTGGCTAAGAGCCAGATTCACCGTTGGAGTTGTTCGAAACGCTGCTCAGCTGCGAAAGTACTTGAAGCACGCCGTTGAGATGGGCCAATCGTGGGCCGAATCGATCCACGAACTCATTCAACATGAATTCACCGTCCATCAGGCAGTCTGCGTTGTCAGTGATCTCCTCGGTGACCGACTCAAGAAAACGAGTCTGTACCTGTCCGAGCGTTTCGGCCGCTTCACGGCAACGCTCCGCCAAATCCGGATTCGCTTGCTTCCATTGGCCTAGCTCGGTTGCTCGCTGGCGTTGTCCCGAATTCATCTGATTGATGAGCTGCTCAAGCAGTTCATTTTGACGATTTTGGGCGGTAACCATTTGTGACAGCATCTGAGGGACGGAACCTCCCGAGTTGCCCTGGGCACCGGTCGTAGATGCGGTGGAAACGTCAATATGTGTGAACAAGGAGGGAGTTTGACGTTGGTTTTCCGACATAATCGTGTTGGCCCTTTTGCAATGGACGATGTCTCATGAACATCTTCAGTATAAGCAGCTCGAAGGACTATTGTCCACCAATCTCAATCTTTGGCATTCTACAAAAGCCTGGAAGAGTAATTGGGCGTTAAGCCACTGATTCATCACCGCGGTTAAAGAGCGGCCCCCTCGCGGCCCGATGCAACATCGGAGACCGCGATGTTCATATCTGGGAATGCTGATGAATGCTAGCCAAACGCCAAATTTCGGGTTCGTTACCGTCACCGATTTGGGTGGTGCGGTCCGGATTGGTGGGTATTTGATTCTGAACTCGACGGGACGTCCGCTCGAATTCCATTGCACCGCTCCTGTGAGGCCGAATCGAGCCCAGGAGATTCTTTACGGGGCCACTCTTGAATCTTACTTGCACGGTGAGCAGATCGGGCAAGCGTTGATAGCAAACGGGCAAGTTCAGCCTGACTTGATTTTAACGGATCGGGCGTCGGTGCTCTCGCTTCGAGAATTCTCCACGATACCGGTTGCCTGTTTATGGGATTCGAATCGGGCTTTGCAGGCAGGTGAGAGGATGGCGGATCCTAACCTCATCTCATGCTTAGCGGACGACTTTTCGTTGCGATTGGACATTCGCTATCAGGGAGAATCCGACGCCATCCGCTCCATGATTGAATCGCGACAGGCCAAATGGGATCTGTGGGAGCCGTTTGAACGGATAACCGATGCGGTGAGCGAACTGCAAAAGGCTGCTTGAGCCACTGCGTAAACCAGGTGATATCGAAGGTGGAGGCTCTCACGTGCCGGATGGACAGAAACCGAACCGATCGATATCGATTGCTCGGACAGGTTGGAATACGGCGTTACAACGCAGGCCGAAAATTGCTGTGCAAGCCGAAGTGATTCGCGACTCACCGCCACAGACGCTGGCGTTGAAATTTGAATCTTTGCAAATCAAGACTCGCGGTTTTTGTTTCTCGCCCAAAACGCCTGCGTTGATGGATCGCTCGGCAAACACTTCTTCGGATTTGGCGCGGCCTTTCGGCAGGAAAAATGGCTCTGCTCGAACGCGAATTAAGCCCCCGACGGATATCGTGAAGCTTGATGATCGACTGTTCTACTTGTTGCAACCACCTCTCGAAAACTTACTGGACGGTGCCGCATTACAGATGCCCTTTCGTCCATTTCCATATCAATTGTCGGGCATCAGTTTTTTATTTCCACGTCACACGGCTATCCTGGCCGATGAAATGGGGCTGGGCAAGACAATGCAGGCGATCACGTCGATGCGTCTGCTGTTACATGCGGGGGAAGTACGTACGATTCTGCTTGTTTGTCCAAAGCCGTTGGTCTCCAATTGGCAACGCGAATTTCAGATGTGGGCTCCTGAGATTCCCGTTGCTGTAATTGCGGGTGACCAAACTCGTCGTGAATGGCAGTGGCGATTACCGGACGTTCCTGTGAAAATTGCCAACTACGAGTTGTTGTTGCGAGATCGAGAGCTTTTGGCAGACGGCAATCAGCACTTTGATTTGGTCACGCTTGACGAAGCCCAGCGGATCAAGAATCGATCGAGCAGTTCCAGTCAGGTTGTCAGTTCGATATCACGGACAAGAAGTTGGGCCTTAACGGGGACACCTGTTGAGAATTCGCCTGATGATTTGGTCGGTATCTTTGAGTTTCTGACTCCGGGGTATTTGTCACCTGGGATGACTCCCCGGCGTTTGCGTGAAGCGACCCGTGATCACATCTTGCGGCGCACGAAAGACCAAGTCCTAAAAGATATGCCGCCGAAGCTCTACCGTGATGCGGCTCTCGAACTGACCCCTTCGCAGTCAGCCAGCTATCAAAGTGCAGAGAAAGACGGTGTTATTCGACTGAATAAACTTGGCAAATCGATCACCATTCAACACGTCTTTGAGTTGGTATTGCGGCTGAAGCAGATTTGTAACTTTGCACCTGATACAGGCCATAGCTCGAAATTGGATCGTCTCGAAGCGGATCTTGAAGAGGTGGCGGATAGTGGTAAGAAGGCGATTGTTTTTAGCCAATGGGTTAAAACACTCAATCGTCTCAGTGACCGCCTGAAACGGTTCGGCCCCATCGAATATCACGGTCAGGTTCCCTCGCGCAAGCGGGATGGGTTGATCGAACAGTTTCGCAATGATCCTGATTGTCATGTGATTTTGATGAGTTACGGGGCCGGAAGTGTCGGCTTGAACTTGCAGTTTTGCGAATATGTATTTTTGTTTGATCGCTGGTGGAATCCGGCCGTCGAAGATCAAGCCATCAACCGGGCTCATCGAATCGGTGTGGCCGGTCCAGTGACCGTAACCCGTTTTGTGACCGATGGCACGATTGAAGAACGTATCGATCAGATTTTGACGCAAAAACGCGAGGTGTTTGAGGCGATTTTGGCCGATTCGGATTCGCCCGGATCCTTGGGGCTGTCCCAAGATGATATCTTTGGACTCTTCGACCTACACGTTCCGGGAGGCCGCCTGGAATCGTCTGCCGATGCGGCCTGAAGCTGAGATTTATCAGCTCTGCTTGAACGCACTGATTTTCACAGTCGCCAGCCGGCGATTTGCCTTCCCATGCCGAGCTCGACCACATTCTCCACTGTCGAAGGATCCACACGATTAAACGCAGTCGAGTGGGGGGGGCTGGTGGTCATCGTGCTTGGCGGGATTTGGCTTCGTGCAAGGCCTTTGTCTGAAAGCCTTTGGATTGACGAGCTTCACACCGCCTGGGCTGCGGCTGGAAACCTGGTCGAGGTAGTGCCACGAGCGTCGTTGGGGAACCAAAGCCCCCTGTATCCTTGGCTCGTTTGGATTACCACCAAATTGCTGGGGACAAGCGAAGCAACGGTTCGACTTATTTCCTTCTTGGCCGGTGTGGCGCTGATCCCAACGGGATTCCTCGTTGGTAAACGTTGGTCTCAGTCAAATGACTTGGGACTGTTAGTAGCGTTTTTGATCGCAATTGATCCGCATTCGATTTACTTTTCGCAAGAAGCAAGGCCATACGCACTTGTGCAATGGGTTTCTCTTTTGCAAATCGCGACCTTTGCTCGCTTGAGCGATCCCGCATCGCGCCAGCCATTGCCGCGTGATCGATTGCTCTTAATTGGTTTGACAACGCTCCTTTTCTATCTGCATTACACGAGTCTACTGCTGATTGCGGGGGAGTTGGTTTATTTGGGGATTGCCTACCTTTTGAATTGGGTGCGAGTCCGTGAGGTGATCGTGCCTCGACTTGTGGAATTAGTTGCGGTTGGCGCCGCCACGATTCCTGCTTGGACCCACTTGCTGCAAATCGCCGCTCGGCGCGGCAACTGGGCGCGATTTGTGCCGCAGCAAAGCTTGGGGCAACTGTATTATCTGTTTCGATTCGACGCGTTTGTTGTGATACCCGGCACAATCTGTCTCGTGCTCTTGGGGATCGCGTGGTTACGAGGAAAGAGGTGGTCGCTGACGCAGTTGATCGTTCGCTCCTTGCTGTTGACTGGTTGCTGCCTCATGACTCCCCTTTTGTTGGCTTGGTGGCTGACCGATTGGGACTTGTTTCGCCTTTTCTTTCGACGCTACTTGATGGGCATGGCGACATTGCCAATGGTTTTCGCCGGTTTGTTGGGTAGTTTTCTACCCAAGTGGGCAGGGGGCCGTTGGATTTATGCGGCCGTGGTCTCGATTTGCGCCGTTGGCGTCTTGTTTCCCATGCAGCCTGCCTTGATCGATGGCATTCCGCATTGGCACACCCAAGAAGATTGGCGTGCTGCCATTGCGTTTGTGAATCAACAAGAAACGGAGAATCACTGGCCCGTCTTTGTCCGCTCGGGCTTGATCGAGGACGACCAGTTGCGAACGGAATCGCCATCGGCTGAATTACGTGCGTACTGTCTGTTTCCGATTGGTTCGCTTTATCGCTTAGAAGCTCGTTCGGGGGCGATTGAGCCGCTCCCTTCGACGGAAAGCTGGCAGCTAAATGAGCAACAACGCTCCGAAATTGTTGAATCTGAGGGAGCGTGGATCGTTGTCCGCGGAAGTGAAGATACGGTGCAACGAATGGCCCGCCAACTTGTTGATTGGCTGCAACGACATGACATCCATGTTCAACTGCGTCGATGGGCGTTTGGGCATGTGGGCGTGCTACGAGTCTCAGTCCGGTGAGGACTGTCGTTTACGGCTTTGCCTTTTGACGTAGTCGTTCAACCTGTTCTTGCAGAGATTTCTTTGTCTCTTCGTCGAGCTGCTGTAGATCTAAATCGTTCTGTTTTTCAAGAGCTTCTATTGCCTGTTGGAAGCCTTTGTCTCCCTGTGGCTGGATCGCCGGCAGGCCCGCGCCGGGTTGGAATTGAATTTGAAGGCCAATTTTTTCTTCGCCATATTTTTTGTATAGCTGATGGGCGGCCGGGTGTTTTTGCTTGAGTTGTTCGAGGTTGTCAGCTTTGTATTCAGTTGTCTTCTTACCTTTGGGCCCTTTTTCTGTGACCGAAATCTGTATTTTTCCATTCGGCTCTTCGTGAATCGTGATTTCCTTGCCCCCTGTCTTGATGAGCGTGTCCTTCACCCCATTCACGTTTTTGCGAGTCGCACGTTCAATGTCATTTCCGGCACCATTCAGACGCATTTTGAATTTGAACTGCCCGTTGTTGATTCGGAAAATATTCCGGGCGGGTTTTGCGATTTCTGTCTCTGCTGATTCTTCGGGAACGGATTCTCCCAAAGCCCGTTTGGCGAGGCGCGAAGATCGGGTGTTTTCATTGTCAGAAATCTTACGCAAAGCTTGTCGAGCTAACTCTTTGGTCTTGGTGTTCTCGTTTTGGAAATGTTTTTCCAGAATTTCAATCGCGCGGGCGGCTGATTCGGCTGGTCCGTTTTGTGCGACCTTGGAAATTTGCGGAATGAGGTCGCTGCCAGCTGCTGCAAGTTTTTTTGTGGCTGCCTGACGTTGGGAAAAACGATCTGAATTCAGCTGTTGGACGAGTTGGTCGATCTCTGCATTTGACAGCGACTCGCGAGTGTCGGAAATCGAATCCACGGTGTCGGTCTGTTCCTTTTTTACCGGATTTGGATTCTTTGACGGATTGTCATCTGCAATCGCCGAACCGAACGCGATGATCCAAATTGCCAAGCCAAATCGCATATCCTGTACTCCTTGACGTTTCAGTGAAAGCCGCTGTCTTTTCATTCAATCCAGCCGCTCATTTGATGATGAAGTCTACCATAGTCGTGTCGGATTGCCGACTTTTTTGCACCGCAGACCGGGCCTGATTTGATGAATCCAGGTCAAGCGTTCAATACTTTCCGGAGATGCGTTCTTTGGACGGCAATACTTCCAGGCAGGTGGTCCACCATCCGGAAGTCACGGTGGCGATAAATTCCCGCGGTAAACGTTCACTTTCCATTTCTCTGGCCAGTCGTTGGAAGTCGTATTCGATAGGAATAAAATCGACCTTCAACTCATCGCTCGCAGGCAACTGTTCGACGAGTGTGTACCAGACATTTGTGTTGCCGTCATTTTCGGGCCTACCAAGCACTCCCACGTTGATGAAGTGCCGATTGTCCGCCAGTGCGCGGTGCCATTTTAACCCCGTATGGGTGGCGAGGATTATATCTGCTTGATACTCATCGGCCAAGAATTTCAAGAACTGAGTGGAGGTTGTTGATGCCCAAAGGAATTCGTTGGTTCGCCGCGGGCTGCCGTGACAGAGAAGCAGGCGTTGTTGCCCCAGATCGAGTCGGATCTCGCTGGGGAGGTCTCGCAAAAAGTTTCGGTGTTCTGAGGATGTATGTTCCAGGGTATACGCGTAGCTGATCTCGGCAAAGTGATTGTCGCGTGGGTCGGTGTACCCGCACTGGCAATCATTTAATTCATTGCCAATGGAGTTGTCATAGTTTCCCTGCACACATTGGATTTGGTTGTCATGCAGGAGGGGGAAAACACGATCGGGGTAAGGACCAAATGCACCAAGGTCCCCCAGGCAGAAAATTGCGTCTGCCCCGCGAGTTTTGACATCGTGGATGGCGGCTTCCAGAGCCAAGTAATTATTGTAAATGCCACCGAAGAATGCGATACGCATGAAGGTTTCCGATCGTGAATTCCTCAATTAGGTTTTGCAGTTGTCGATAAACTGCTCGATGAATTGGAACAAATCGAGCCGTATTGGTAGCAAGTGAAGCAAGCTCCGTGTTGCAGCGGATAATCGCCCAGTGAATCAGAAAGTCGATCTGATAAGCGTGCTTCCGGTGATTCAAGTAGGATGGGGCAAACATGAACACCACGGTCGGACACGATACGACTGTGCTCGCAAATCAGTTGTGAAACCTCAAAGTCCTTCATCATTTCTTGCGTCACTCTTTCATCTTGGCGATATCCGTGGGTGCGATGTTCTTCCGCGCCCATCTGAAGAGTCGGCAGAATCTTGATGCGGGGCCGTTTGTAGCCGCTCTGTTGTAGGATCTGCACAAAGCCCTGGACCACCTCTGTCTCGCTCTCGACCGGCCAGGTTCTGGCTGCAGTGATGATTGGTAGGAAACCCAATTCGACCAATTGCACAACGCCTCGCATCGCTCGGTCAAATGTGCCGGCCCCGCGAATGGGATCATTGGTGGATGGGGTGAATCCATCGATTGAAAGGCGAAATTCCAACGAGTAGGGGCTCGCGGCAGCTGCGGCAGCCAGGCGTTGTAGTCCATCGGTTTTGAAAACGGTTCCGTTCGTCAACACGGTGGCCGGGCCAAAGCGGAGTGTTTCCTCCAGAATAGCTACCATTTCGCGATTCAAGAAAGGTTCTCCGCCGGTGAAATAGTATTCCTTGACTCCGAGTGCGACCGATTCTTTCAGCCGTTGTTTCACCTGTTCGAGTGAGAGGAATCCGAAAGAGTCGTTCTTGGGGCTGCAGCTGATGAAACAGTGTTCGCAGGTCAAATTGCAAAGAGTGCCGGCCACTTGAAACCACAATTGATCCAAGTGGCTCAAGCTGACTTTGGGAATGTTTGAGGGTGAAGTCATGCCGAAGGCTGAATGCTCGAATAAAGGTTTAGGTCGTGGCGTCCTGCGATGACGGTGAACAGTTCCTGGATCTGGGTTAGTCCCAGAGCGATGAGGAACTGAGAGTTTCTCCCGTAACTCTTACTTCCCAATAGGTAAAAATTGGGTTCCGTGGTCATTAAGCTTTCAGACTGAGTTTCCGGTTGTTTCATGCAGTCGTGTGCTGGCGATGAAAGGAGCAACGCTGCCAGTTTCATCGGCCCGTCCGTCGCGTAACACTTATGTAACTGGAGCTCGGAAAGCATCATCATGTCCGGTTTGAAACCCACATTGGCGATGATGCGATCGACGTGCAACGTTTGCTCGTCGGTTCCAATTACCTGGACTTCTAGTTGATCGTTGTTTGTCTCGCAAATTGATGAAACAGAGTAGCCAGCTAAGTGGGTAACGAGGGAGGATTGAGTTGCGGCCTTGTTCGCAGCAGCGGTGAGCTTGCGACGTTCTGATAACGGGTCGTCTTCGATGGTGCCGATAGGTAAATCGTCGGGGCGTCGCGTCACCCAGGTGATTTTCGTCTTGGGAAACTCCTTTGCCAATCCTACCAAGGAGACCACGGTGGTTGCTGCCGAGTAACCGTTGCCCACCACGAGGGTTTGACCATTGCTGTACTTTGCCTCTGCCGAGCGAAGGTCGGGGACCTGGTATTCGATGGCGGGATGGAGCCTTCGTTCGCCAATGGCTGGGAGGCCAGAAGGCCCCAGCCAGCGAGGTTGGTTCCAAGTGCCGGTCGAGTCAATCACGACATCCGCTTCGTGATAAATCTCGTCCCCTTGTTCGTTTTCAGTCAGAAGACAGAACTTGGTGTCGCCTCGTGACGGATGGCCGACGAATTCATGCTTGAGCGATCCTGCTCGGCCAATCGCAATTACCTTGGTCCGAGTTTGGAGATGACCGCTTAGTAAATCTGACCGGGAAAGCGGGAGCAAATATCGTTCGCGGTATTCCGAACCGGTGAGTAGGTCATCGCCATCGGGCGGCTCGCATTGCTCGTCTTGAGCGGTAAGAGCAGCGATTCCTAGGGATGAGGCGTTCATCGAGAATGGGCTGAACATTTTGACATGACCCCACTCCGATACATTGTTGCTGACCTCTCCCTGCTCAAAGATGGTGACTTGATAGCCAAGGAAACGGGCGTAGAGGGCCGCCTCAAGGCCGATTGGGCCGGCCCCGAGAATAGCAATCTTTGTGGTGTGTTCGGTTGACATGCGGGCTCGTTTTTCAACGGGGGATGATGTGCAAGACAGGATTATTGGATGAACAGTGAGTTGAAGGCAACCGTGCGATCGCTTACTGCAGTGCAAAACGCCGCGTTCTACATACGATTCGAGTCGATCGTCTAAGTTCGAG
This genomic window contains:
- a CDS encoding DEAD/DEAH box helicase; amino-acid sequence: MPDGQKPNRSISIARTGWNTALQRRPKIAVQAEVIRDSPPQTLALKFESLQIKTRGFCFSPKTPALMDRSANTSSDLARPFGRKNGSARTRIKPPTDIVKLDDRLFYLLQPPLENLLDGAALQMPFRPFPYQLSGISFLFPRHTAILADEMGLGKTMQAITSMRLLLHAGEVRTILLVCPKPLVSNWQREFQMWAPEIPVAVIAGDQTRREWQWRLPDVPVKIANYELLLRDRELLADGNQHFDLVTLDEAQRIKNRSSSSSQVVSSISRTRSWALTGTPVENSPDDLVGIFEFLTPGYLSPGMTPRRLREATRDHILRRTKDQVLKDMPPKLYRDAALELTPSQSASYQSAEKDGVIRLNKLGKSITIQHVFELVLRLKQICNFAPDTGHSSKLDRLEADLEEVADSGKKAIVFSQWVKTLNRLSDRLKRFGPIEYHGQVPSRKRDGLIEQFRNDPDCHVILMSYGAGSVGLNLQFCEYVFLFDRWWNPAVEDQAINRAHRIGVAGPVTVTRFVTDGTIEERIDQILTQKREVFEAILADSDSPGSLGLSQDDIFGLFDLHVPGGRLESSADAA
- a CDS encoding glycosyltransferase family 39 protein, giving the protein MPSSTTFSTVEGSTRLNAVEWGGLVVIVLGGIWLRARPLSESLWIDELHTAWAAAGNLVEVVPRASLGNQSPLYPWLVWITTKLLGTSEATVRLISFLAGVALIPTGFLVGKRWSQSNDLGLLVAFLIAIDPHSIYFSQEARPYALVQWVSLLQIATFARLSDPASRQPLPRDRLLLIGLTTLLFYLHYTSLLLIAGELVYLGIAYLLNWVRVREVIVPRLVELVAVGAATIPAWTHLLQIAARRGNWARFVPQQSLGQLYYLFRFDAFVVIPGTICLVLLGIAWLRGKRWSLTQLIVRSLLLTGCCLMTPLLLAWWLTDWDLFRLFFRRYLMGMATLPMVFAGLLGSFLPKWAGGRWIYAAVVSICAVGVLFPMQPALIDGIPHWHTQEDWRAAIAFVNQQETENHWPVFVRSGLIEDDQLRTESPSAELRAYCLFPIGSLYRLEARSGAIEPLPSTESWQLNEQQRSEIVESEGAWIVVRGSEDTVQRMARQLVDWLQRHDIHVQLRRWAFGHVGVLRVSVR
- a CDS encoding metallophosphoesterase family protein: MRIAFFGGIYNNYLALEAAIHDVKTRGADAIFCLGDLGAFGPYPDRVFPLLHDNQIQCVQGNYDNSIGNELNDCQCGYTDPRDNHFAEISYAYTLEHTSSEHRNFLRDLPSEIRLDLGQQRLLLCHGSPRRTNEFLWASTTSTQFLKFLADEYQADIILATHTGLKWHRALADNRHFINVGVLGRPENDGNTNVWYTLVEQLPASDELKVDFIPIEYDFQRLAREMESERLPREFIATVTSGWWTTCLEVLPSKERISGKY
- a CDS encoding radical SAM protein, which codes for MTSPSNIPKVSLSHLDQLWFQVAGTLCNLTCEHCFISCSPKNDSFGFLSLEQVKQRLKESVALGVKEYYFTGGEPFLNREMVAILEETLRFGPATVLTNGTVFKTDGLQRLAAAAAASPYSLEFRLSIDGFTPSTNDPIRGAGTFDRAMRGVVQLVELGFLPIITAARTWPVESETEVVQGFVQILQQSGYKRPRIKILPTLQMGAEEHRTHGYRQDERVTQEMMKDFEVSQLICEHSRIVSDRGVHVCPILLESPEARLSDRLSDSLGDYPLQHGACFTCYQYGSICSNSSSSLSTTAKPN
- a CDS encoding NAD(P)-binding domain-containing protein, yielding MSTEHTTKIAILGAGPIGLEAALYARFLGYQVTIFEQGEVSNNVSEWGHVKMFSPFSMNASSLGIAALTAQDEQCEPPDGDDLLTGSEYRERYLLPLSRSDLLSGHLQTRTKVIAIGRAGSLKHEFVGHPSRGDTKFCLLTENEQGDEIYHEADVVIDSTGTWNQPRWLGPSGLPAIGERRLHPAIEYQVPDLRSAEAKYSNGQTLVVGNGYSAATTVVSLVGLAKEFPKTKITWVTRRPDDLPIGTIEDDPLSERRKLTAAANKAATQSSLVTHLAGYSVSSICETNNDQLEVQVIGTDEQTLHVDRIIANVGFKPDMMMLSELQLHKCYATDGPMKLAALLLSSPAHDCMKQPETQSESLMTTEPNFYLLGSKSYGRNSQFLIALGLTQIQELFTVIAGRHDLNLYSSIQPSA